A window of bacterium contains these coding sequences:
- a CDS encoding KaiC domain-containing protein encodes MDPKKFVRKLEDYQDEAPEIFGIPTSTGLDELFYKLVKKGGEWTKEPLGGIPFRAVINVTGEPDTGKSVLAEQFAVFQAGRGYGVCFVTVEAPAQFLFTALQQKADVMGLSFDEVKENMVVVDAAANPSIRENLYNFVETVRYAVQTYETKITVVDSITGLYEHKEIMARQVVRVVFNELKKLGQTALLISQKRSSQAAETAEAAGGLAVAHIVDGTVVMGKVLVKSKWESQLYGLPLGSVLRTIRIDGCRVVPHDTRTWVFEITDTGLVEFVEPLETFISKT; translated from the coding sequence ATAGACCCAAAAAAATTTGTCAGGAAACTTGAGGACTATCAGGACGAAGCACCAGAAATTTTCGGCATACCCACTTCAACAGGACTTGATGAACTTTTCTATAAACTTGTGAAAAAGGGCGGGGAATGGACCAAGGAACCTCTCGGCGGGATACCATTTAGAGCCGTAATAAATGTTACTGGCGAGCCTGATACTGGAAAATCAGTTCTTGCAGAGCAGTTTGCCGTTTTTCAAGCTGGACGCGGATATGGAGTGTGTTTCGTGACGGTCGAGGCGCCCGCGCAGTTCCTTTTCACGGCGCTGCAGCAAAAAGCTGATGTCATGGGATTGTCATTCGATGAGGTGAAGGAGAACATGGTAGTGGTCGATGCGGCAGCGAATCCCTCGATAAGGGAGAATTTGTATAATTTCGTGGAAACAGTTCGGTATGCTGTCCAGACATACGAGACGAAAATAACAGTGGTTGACAGTATAACTGGATTATACGAACATAAAGAAATAATGGCGAGGCAGGTGGTCAGAGTGGTTTTCAACGAACTTAAGAAACTTGGTCAAACGGCACTTCTTATATCTCAAAAACGAAGTTCACAAGCTGCGGAGACCGCTGAAGCCGCTGGTGGATTGGCAGTAGCGCACATAGTGGATGGAACAGTTGTCATGGGGAAAGTGCTCGTTAAGAGCAAATGGGAATCACAGCTCTACGGTTTGCCTCTGGGGTCAGTGCTCAGAACGATACGAATAGACGGCTGCCGCGTGGTCCCACACGATACGAGAACATGGGTGTTCGAAATAACTGACACAGGACTCGTTGAGTTCGTTGAGCCACTCGAAACCTTCATATCGAAAACATAA
- a CDS encoding regulatory domain protein → MPIISEPKGNIDEVARKVFNRAIDVVGGLKKLIEHRNLTWLPSLAEAAYVIALKELGGKTSKAIAAELGITDATVRNILSSEPETVEKYVKGELPDVSEHIAGGLAKLAFEQLRNEGAI, encoded by the coding sequence ATGCCCATTATATCGGAACCAAAAGGCAATATCGATGAGGTGGCGAGAAAGGTATTCAACAGAGCGATAGATGTTGTTGGCGGGCTTAAAAAGTTGATAGAACACAGAAATCTGACCTGGCTACCAAGCCTTGCTGAGGCGGCTTATGTGATTGCTTTAAAGGAACTCGGCGGCAAGACATCCAAAGCTATTGCTGCAGAGCTGGGAATAACTGATGCTACTGTGAGAAACATCCTTTCCTCGGAACCCGAGACAGTGGAGAAGTATGTCAAAGGAGAGCTCCCCGATGTCTCCGAACACATCGCCGGTGGACTTGCTAAACTCGCTTTCGAGCAGCTTCGTAACGAAGGGGCTATCTAA
- a CDS encoding nucleoside:proton symporter produces MIQSVIGLVAFIFIAWLISENRKRVNTKVILGGLLLQLVLAILLLKFPILKSFFLWLNKLVEVIQESTLEGTKFVFGYIGGGDVPFEVKSGASTFILATQSLPLVLVMSVISSILFYWRILPLIVKGFSYILKKATGIGGALGLGVAANIFVGMVEAPLIIRPYVSKMTRSELFTLMTSGMATIAGTVMFLYAAILRTVIPDALGHILIASIISAPASILIAMVMVPETQKSAVEKVPFTYRGAESTMDALVKGVDSGLQLLLNIIAMLIVLVALVSLANRIVGVLPPIGGKPVTLERLFGYVMAPLVWLAGVPWKEALTAGQLMGTKTIINELVAYVKLASLPAGALSEKSKLIMTYAMCGFANFGSLGIMIAGFRVIAPDRQKDVLSLGIKSIVAGTLATLMTGAIVGIVM; encoded by the coding sequence ATGATTCAAAGTGTTATTGGTCTTGTCGCCTTCATTTTCATTGCGTGGCTTATTAGCGAAAACAGAAAAAGAGTAAACACGAAGGTAATATTGGGTGGTTTACTTTTACAGCTCGTTTTAGCCATTTTGCTTCTTAAATTTCCCATCCTAAAAAGTTTTTTCCTTTGGCTCAACAAACTCGTTGAGGTTATTCAGGAATCGACCCTTGAGGGGACTAAGTTTGTTTTCGGATATATCGGCGGCGGCGATGTGCCGTTCGAGGTTAAGTCTGGCGCGTCGACATTTATACTTGCCACCCAATCACTTCCTTTAGTTCTGGTTATGAGCGTGATATCATCTATTCTTTTTTACTGGAGAATACTACCTCTCATAGTCAAGGGTTTCAGCTACATTCTCAAGAAAGCCACTGGTATCGGCGGCGCCTTGGGACTCGGTGTCGCAGCGAACATTTTCGTGGGTATGGTGGAGGCACCACTTATTATAAGACCTTATGTCAGCAAAATGACCCGCTCTGAGCTTTTCACGCTTATGACGAGTGGAATGGCTACCATAGCGGGGACAGTAATGTTTCTTTACGCAGCGATATTAAGGACCGTAATACCCGATGCTCTTGGCCACATCCTTATAGCATCAATAATAAGCGCACCGGCTTCGATACTTATTGCTATGGTTATGGTTCCGGAGACACAAAAGAGCGCTGTAGAGAAAGTTCCGTTCACCTATCGAGGGGCTGAGTCAACTATGGATGCACTCGTGAAAGGCGTGGATTCTGGCCTGCAACTTTTGCTCAACATTATTGCCATGCTCATCGTTCTCGTAGCCCTCGTGTCTCTTGCCAATAGAATTGTTGGCGTTCTACCTCCGATAGGCGGCAAACCCGTAACGCTTGAAAGACTATTCGGCTATGTAATGGCGCCCTTAGTGTGGCTTGCAGGAGTTCCCTGGAAGGAAGCCTTGACGGCTGGACAACTTATGGGTACTAAAACCATAATAAACGAGCTTGTTGCTTATGTTAAACTTGCCTCGCTACCTGCCGGCGCGTTATCGGAAAAGAGTAAACTTATAATGACCTATGCAATGTGTGGTTTCGCAAACTTCGGTAGTCTTGGAATAATGATAGCAGGCTTTAGAGTTATTGCGCCCGATAGGCAAAAAGATGTGCTTTCACTCGGAATAAAATCTATAGTAGCAGGGACCCTCGCGACCCTTATGACAGGCGCAATAGTGGGGATAGTAATGTAA